A genomic window from Candidatus Omnitrophota bacterium includes:
- a CDS encoding AAA family ATPase, with protein sequence MSYYEALNLKSEPFSTSPDPYFFYPSSSHDSALKRLEIAIRLRRGLNVILGDVGTGKTTLSRMLIQLFKDEPDFIFHMILDPSYKTEFQFLSSLAKMFGVNPAFRSTLDYKDALEKYLFQKGVDEKKTIVLLIDEGQKLTPSQVEILRTLLNYETNEFKLLQLVILSQIELLPKIRRIRNFMDRINLKYIINPLDESETRALIHFRLKQAGYDASGQELFTDSAIRHIYEYTQGYPRKISMFCHDALEVLIMRNKKFVDQDIIEEIMTREVR encoded by the coding sequence ATGAGTTATTACGAAGCGTTAAATCTCAAATCAGAACCTTTTTCAACGAGCCCTGACCCGTATTTTTTTTATCCGTCTTCTTCGCATGATTCAGCCCTTAAAAGGCTTGAGATTGCCATAAGGCTGCGCAGAGGGCTTAATGTCATCTTAGGAGATGTGGGAACAGGCAAGACCACGTTAAGCAGGATGCTTATCCAGCTGTTCAAGGATGAGCCTGATTTTATTTTTCACATGATTCTTGACCCGAGTTATAAAACGGAGTTCCAGTTTCTTTCAAGCCTTGCCAAGATGTTTGGGGTAAACCCCGCTTTTCGCTCAACGCTTGATTACAAAGACGCCCTTGAAAAATACCTGTTTCAAAAAGGTGTTGACGAAAAAAAGACCATCGTTCTTCTTATAGATGAAGGTCAGAAACTTACCCCCAGCCAGGTGGAGATTTTAAGGACATTGCTAAATTATGAGACGAACGAATTCAAGCTGTTACAGCTGGTTATATTGTCACAGATTGAGCTTTTGCCCAAGATACGCAGGATAAGAAATTTCATGGACAGGATAAATTTAAAATATATTATTAATCCTCTGGACGAGTCCGAGACACGCGCCCTCATCCACTTCAGGCTGAAACAGGCGGGTTATGATGCCTCGGGCCAGGAGTTGTTTACCGACAGCGCCATAAGGCATATATATGAATATACACAGGGTTATCCGAGAAAGATTTCAATGTTTTGCCATGACGCCCTTGAGGTATTGATCATGCGTAATAAAAAGTTTGTTGACCAGGATATAATAGAAGAAATAATGACGCGTGAGGTACGGTAG
- a CDS encoding MerR family transcriptional regulator has translation MPNIYLLKDLSHVTGHSVDTLKFYLKIGLIKEIARGPETNFRFFDDTTVNSLKDIRELRKNGVPLSKIKDNIPRYKKRQG, from the coding sequence ATGCCGAATATATATTTGCTTAAGGACCTTTCGCATGTAACAGGACATTCTGTAGACACCCTAAAGTTCTACCTTAAAATAGGGCTCATAAAAGAAATCGCCAGAGGCCCGGAGACGAATTTTAGATTTTTTGACGATACAACGGTAAACTCGCTTAAGGATATACGAGAACTTAGAAAAAACGGAGTGCCTTTAAGCAAGATAAAGGACAATATCCCAAGGTACAAAAAGAGGCAGGGATGA
- a CDS encoding PilN domain-containing protein translates to MSFFHANNNLFVQADEKYLKLAQFSSTGKACQAMRLIVKPVSGLSEADMPRAFAEAVASSAINFNCITAVIPRQKVITRHIKLPAVNRVEIDKMLSFEIAKQTPYSQEDIISDYRIIGTDEQGYSRILLVISLKSELTRIDSLLGAYSSRLKQVYFSSEADAGWLDKAGLGPGAEESTCLVNVDADRTEIAVVSSSGLCFSRSITLGADDLLGPKTTAVTPQARLLDEIKQSMALCLKEKEGQGNGITKIILTGAAVAGEVFLDCLKADINISSSYFNSLYGVRLSDNALSESGIPENASVCSVCGAACMGFGINLMPQSRKQINRKRSLFKKLVAGFSLLFFACVVFFTVYFVRIDRMERTLEDLEALYSRIDKTSDLLEIKLKRLQGIKSYLAQGESSLDVIYNLYYLIPEGISLADFDYEDESKILRFSGKASKMSDVFGLVSLMESSEVFSNVQTGSVIQRQTKDGVSVDFQLRCNFKAVPERE, encoded by the coding sequence ATGTCTTTCTTCCACGCGAATAATAACCTCTTTGTCCAGGCTGATGAGAAATATCTCAAACTTGCCCAGTTTTCCTCAACCGGCAAGGCCTGCCAGGCCATGCGGCTTATCGTAAAACCGGTATCGGGACTCTCTGAAGCGGATATGCCGCGCGCTTTTGCCGAAGCCGTTGCCTCAAGCGCCATCAATTTTAACTGCATAACAGCCGTTATCCCAAGACAGAAAGTTATAACAAGGCACATCAAACTACCCGCTGTTAACAGGGTTGAAATTGATAAGATGCTGTCGTTTGAGATTGCCAAACAGACGCCTTATTCGCAGGAGGATATAATATCCGACTACAGAATAATTGGAACAGACGAACAGGGCTATTCAAGGATATTACTGGTAATATCCTTGAAATCAGAACTGACGAGGATTGATTCCCTGTTGGGCGCGTATTCATCAAGGCTTAAACAGGTCTATTTCAGTTCAGAAGCTGATGCGGGCTGGCTTGATAAGGCGGGCCTTGGCCCCGGGGCGGAAGAGAGTACCTGCCTTGTAAATGTTGACGCGGACAGGACCGAGATAGCGGTTGTTTCGTCTTCCGGCCTTTGCTTCAGCAGGTCAATTACCCTGGGAGCTGATGACCTGCTGGGCCCTAAAACAACCGCCGTAACACCCCAGGCCAGACTGCTTGATGAAATAAAACAGTCCATGGCCTTATGCCTTAAAGAAAAGGAAGGCCAGGGCAATGGAATTACGAAAATTATTCTTACGGGTGCCGCTGTTGCCGGCGAGGTTTTTCTGGATTGCCTGAAAGCGGACATCAACATCTCCTCGTCGTATTTTAATTCATTATATGGTGTACGGTTATCTGATAATGCTTTAAGCGAATCCGGCATACCTGAAAATGCCTCGGTCTGTTCTGTATGCGGAGCGGCCTGTATGGGTTTTGGCATCAATCTGATGCCGCAATCGCGCAAACAGATAAACAGGAAGAGGTCTTTATTCAAAAAACTTGTCGCAGGGTTTTCTCTTTTGTTTTTTGCCTGCGTGGTTTTTTTTACCGTTTATTTTGTAAGGATCGACCGGATGGAAAGGACGCTGGAAGACCTTGAAGCATTGTACAGCCGGATTGACAAGACGTCCGATCTTTTAGAGATTAAGCTCAAAAGACTGCAAGGTATAAAATCATACCTGGCCCAGGGTGAATCCTCCCTTGACGTAATATATAATCTTTACTATTTGATCCCTGAAGGCATATCTTTAGCCGATTTTGACTATGAAGACGAATCAAAGATACTGCGCTTCAGCGGTAAGGCATCAAAAATGTCGGATGTTTTCGGCCTCGTTTCTTTAATGGAGTCTTCGGAGGTATTCAGTAATGTCCAGACAGGCTCGGTAATACAGAGGCAGACAAAAGATGGCGTGTCGGTTGATTTTCAGTTGAGATGCAATTTTAAGGCAGTGCCGGAACGCGAATAA
- the pilO gene encoding type 4a pilus biogenesis protein PilO, which produces MLKKLSSREKYILAAVIFVILLSLLYTVLIEPMMARRRDMNNRIGIVKAKLRKSLALMKDKSGIEQEYDHFTSRLKQAVNDEQVVTVVLDELEKAAQRTGVSITSMRPKPAKQKQYFRQFEVEVETESDMAGLMKFIFEIKNSPQLIKIDKLNLNTKGGQQAVLIRAFMLVSKISIG; this is translated from the coding sequence ATGCTAAAAAAGCTTTCATCACGGGAAAAATACATATTGGCCGCGGTGATATTCGTGATACTGCTGTCATTGCTATATACTGTATTGATAGAGCCGATGATGGCGCGCAGACGTGATATGAACAACAGGATCGGAATTGTTAAGGCGAAACTTCGCAAATCCCTCGCCCTGATGAAAGATAAGTCCGGCATAGAACAGGAATACGATCATTTTACAAGCCGGCTGAAACAGGCTGTTAACGATGAACAGGTTGTTACCGTTGTCCTTGATGAGCTTGAAAAAGCTGCCCAGAGAACAGGGGTAAGCATAACAAGCATGCGGCCCAAACCTGCCAAGCAAAAGCAGTATTTCAGGCAGTTTGAAGTAGAGGTAGAAACGGAATCGGACATGGCAGGCTTAATGAAGTTTATTTTTGAGATCAAAAATTCCCCCCAGCTTATCAAGATAGACAAATTAAACCTTAATACAAAAGGCGGCCAGCAGGCTGTATTAATCAGGGCTTTTATGCTTGTTTCAAAGATATCCATTGGATAA
- a CDS encoding type II secretion system protein GspK, producing MSQPNDKGVILITSLWIVAILSLFAVTVGRQASISLKLASYETDKRKAFFTARAGIMRALAEKRMEYVLGMSAGIDALSQAWANNESLFRAHAFGPGYYTVSYEYPGLDADGKKPATLYGLMDEQSKININTAVEDTLRGLFMSFIVDEEKALSLAGSIIDWRDADSITASSEKGLLYGAENEYYTGLNPPYECKNAAFDSIYELLLVRGMDDKIFRMIKPYITVYGNGMVNINTAGERVLSALIGEDFPELASKINRYRQGEDGIIGTKDDAWFGFGPEVVDRREDGLVEIKNLQDPDWYANIYSITTDEYNRIRELLSIGAAQICVASDVYRVSAVADVDGVKSRLEAVYMFSDKKNFPTAVFWYQE from the coding sequence TTGTCCCAGCCAAACGATAAAGGCGTAATACTCATAACATCCCTGTGGATAGTGGCCATACTTTCCCTGTTTGCCGTTACTGTAGGCAGACAGGCTTCAATCTCATTGAAATTGGCATCTTATGAAACAGATAAACGCAAGGCGTTTTTTACGGCGCGTGCCGGTATCATGCGCGCGCTGGCGGAAAAAAGAATGGAATATGTTTTGGGCATGTCAGCCGGCATAGATGCTTTAAGCCAGGCTTGGGCGAATAATGAATCTCTTTTTCGCGCTCATGCCTTTGGCCCCGGGTATTATACTGTTAGTTACGAATATCCAGGACTTGACGCGGATGGGAAAAAACCAGCCACCCTTTATGGCCTGATGGATGAGCAGTCAAAGATAAACATAAACACCGCTGTTGAAGATACCTTGCGCGGACTGTTCATGTCTTTTATCGTTGATGAAGAAAAGGCCTTGTCTCTGGCAGGTTCTATAATAGATTGGAGGGACGCGGACAGCATAACCGCTTCATCCGAGAAAGGCCTGCTGTATGGAGCGGAAAACGAGTATTATACCGGGCTTAATCCGCCGTATGAGTGTAAAAACGCGGCATTTGACAGCATATATGAGCTTCTGCTTGTAAGAGGCATGGACGATAAAATATTTCGTATGATAAAGCCGTATATAACCGTTTACGGAAACGGGATGGTAAACATCAATACGGCAGGCGAGAGGGTGCTGTCAGCTTTAATAGGAGAGGATTTCCCGGAGCTCGCCTCCAAAATAAACCGTTATAGGCAGGGTGAAGACGGCATAATCGGCACAAAGGACGATGCCTGGTTCGGTTTTGGCCCGGAGGTAGTGGATAGGCGGGAAGATGGATTGGTTGAAATTAAGAATTTACAAGACCCTGACTGGTATGCTAATATTTATAGCATAACAACGGATGAGTATAATCGTATAAGAGAATTATTGTCTATCGGCGCCGCGCAGATATGCGTCGCCTCTGACGTTTATCGCGTCAGTGCCGTAGCGGATGTTGACGGCGTGAAATCACGCCTTGAGGCCGTTTATATGTTTTCGGATAAAAAGAATTTTCCAACAGCTGTATTTTGGTATCAGGAGTAG